A genome region from Streptomyces xanthophaeus includes the following:
- a CDS encoding S8 family peptidase gives MLAATLGAALAFGAPAALAGTAPVSPDGSSALAPAAAAPKAAAPTSQSATWVAGTRAYLVITAPGDTTAVRGAVTANGGTVFQYYDAIGVIVAHSASGTFATTMRGVSGVQQVGATRTSDVPADAYNPALPANPAQATTPSGEPVRADMTQIKADQAWAVTTGSASVKVGILDTGVDDQHQDLAPNFNAADSASCAYGKPDTRTGAWRDVGTHGTHVAGTVAAAKNGKGVIGVAPGVKISSVRIAEPGSSLFFAENTVCGFMWAGDHGFKVTNNSYYTDPWQFNCPDNADQAAIIEGVKRAQEYAEGKGSLQVAAAGNSNIDLANKTTDTESPNDSTPVTRTITNACLDIPTELPGVVTVSAMGTTAKASYSNYGLNVVDVTAPGGDAVGIYSTQPGGKYGTMSGTSMASPHVTGVAALLASTNPGITPAQLRDKLATQAGDVACPSDSRCKGTTAKNGFFGEGQVDALKAVGSTPPPGKYFENTGDVAIGDNTTVESPITVSGVTGNAPATLKVGVNIVHTYIGDLKVDLVAPDGTVYTVHNRAGGSTDNINQVYTVNASSEVANGTWKLRVNDNAGGDTGKVDSWNLTF, from the coding sequence GTGCTGGCCGCCACGCTCGGCGCGGCACTCGCTTTCGGGGCCCCCGCCGCGCTCGCCGGCACCGCCCCCGTCTCGCCCGACGGCTCCTCGGCCCTCGCCCCCGCGGCGGCCGCCCCCAAGGCTGCGGCCCCGACTTCCCAGAGTGCGACCTGGGTTGCCGGTACCCGTGCCTACCTCGTGATCACCGCTCCCGGTGACACCACGGCGGTACGGGGCGCCGTGACCGCCAACGGCGGCACGGTGTTCCAGTACTACGACGCGATCGGCGTGATCGTCGCCCACTCCGCGTCCGGTACCTTCGCCACCACCATGCGCGGTGTCAGCGGCGTCCAGCAGGTCGGCGCCACCCGCACCTCGGACGTGCCGGCGGACGCCTACAACCCGGCGCTTCCCGCCAACCCGGCGCAGGCCACGACGCCTTCGGGCGAGCCGGTCCGCGCCGACATGACGCAGATCAAGGCCGACCAGGCCTGGGCCGTCACCACCGGTTCCGCCTCCGTCAAGGTCGGCATCCTGGACACCGGTGTGGACGACCAGCACCAGGACCTGGCCCCGAACTTCAACGCGGCGGACTCCGCGTCCTGCGCCTACGGAAAGCCGGACACCCGTACGGGCGCCTGGCGGGACGTCGGCACCCACGGCACGCACGTGGCCGGTACGGTCGCGGCCGCCAAGAACGGCAAGGGCGTCATCGGCGTGGCCCCGGGCGTGAAGATCTCCTCGGTGCGCATCGCCGAGCCGGGCTCCTCGCTCTTCTTCGCCGAGAACACCGTCTGCGGCTTCATGTGGGCCGGTGACCACGGCTTCAAGGTCACCAACAACAGCTACTACACGGACCCGTGGCAGTTCAACTGCCCGGACAACGCCGACCAGGCGGCGATCATCGAGGGCGTCAAGCGCGCCCAGGAGTACGCGGAGGGCAAGGGCTCGCTGCAGGTCGCAGCGGCCGGCAACTCCAACATCGACCTGGCCAACAAGACGACCGACACCGAGTCCCCGAACGACTCGACGCCGGTCACCCGCACCATCACCAACGCCTGCCTGGACATCCCGACCGAGCTCCCGGGCGTGGTCACGGTCTCGGCGATGGGCACCACCGCGAAGGCCTCGTACTCCAACTACGGCCTGAACGTCGTCGACGTGACGGCTCCCGGCGGCGACGCCGTCGGCATCTACAGCACCCAGCCGGGCGGCAAGTACGGCACCATGAGCGGCACGTCGATGGCGTCCCCGCACGTCACCGGTGTGGCGGCCCTGCTGGCCAGCACCAACCCGGGCATCACCCCGGCGCAGCTGCGCGACAAGCTGGCCACCCAGGCGGGCGACGTCGCCTGCCCGTCGGACAGCCGCTGCAAGGGCACCACGGCGAAGAACGGCTTCTTCGGCGAGGGCCAGGTCGACGCGCTGAAGGCCGTCGGCAGCACCCCGCCGCCCGGCAAGTACTTCGAGAACACCGGTGACGTCGCCATCGGCGACAACACCACGGTGGAGAGCCCGATCACCGTCAGCGGTGTCACCGGCAACGCCCCGGCCACCCTCAAGGTGGGCGTGAACATCGTGCACACCTACATCGGTGACCTGAAGGTCGACCTGGTCGCGCCGGACGGCACCGTCTACACCGTGCACAACCGCGCCGGCGGCAGCACCGACAACATCAACCAGGTCTACACCGTGAACGCCTCCTCCGAGGTCGCGAACGGCACCTGGAAGCTGCGGGTCAACGACAACGCCGGCGGCGACACCGGCAAGGTCGACTCCTGGAACCTGACCTTCTGA
- a CDS encoding alpha/beta hydrolase family protein: protein MTARTPHQPCALTRRAALTGLAAGAGALAVGGGARTAAAVPKPSAKAVDPTPGAMKLFDDPGFNFAGLLALGAAGMRASEVGEVLTAVNAINAAGLSEQTFSDTFRAWGDRLAAPPAAGRHGHDAPSQTRRFRSLRAAQYYAQALFYVLGTDHPGDEEAVYLAGRGAWDTFARLCSPAAVRAKVPYGRTHLPVWFFRPDGPAEPRPTVILTNGSDGQNLDMWTYGVAAALGRGWNALVYDGPGQGQLLFVEEIPFTTRWEKVVGPIVDWLERRKDVDSGRIALTGLSMGGNLVARAAAFEHRLAAVACQPGCVSPWLGFDAELRAVVTPDKEETNRVWNEEVVPELTPELAFTVKKRFEIFDRQALRQAREGVVLTDLWTPAQVAMGLDVTKVVGRIKAPTLVLDYDFELFYPGQPQQMYDLLRTRREYVKLTEATGAQLHCSPMAPQQHCDVVFDWLADVLQR, encoded by the coding sequence ATGACCGCTCGCACACCGCACCAGCCCTGCGCACTCACCCGCCGCGCGGCCCTGACCGGGCTCGCCGCGGGGGCCGGGGCGCTCGCCGTCGGGGGCGGGGCCCGCACCGCGGCCGCCGTGCCCAAGCCGTCCGCCAAGGCGGTGGATCCCACCCCCGGAGCGATGAAGCTCTTCGACGATCCCGGCTTCAACTTCGCGGGCCTGCTCGCACTCGGCGCGGCCGGCATGCGTGCCTCCGAGGTGGGCGAGGTGCTGACCGCGGTCAACGCCATCAACGCGGCCGGTCTGTCCGAGCAGACGTTCAGCGACACCTTCCGCGCCTGGGGGGACCGGCTCGCCGCGCCCCCGGCCGCCGGCCGCCACGGCCACGACGCTCCCTCGCAGACCCGCCGCTTCCGGTCCCTGCGCGCCGCCCAGTACTACGCGCAGGCGCTGTTCTACGTGCTCGGCACCGACCACCCCGGTGACGAGGAGGCGGTCTACCTGGCAGGGCGGGGGGCCTGGGACACCTTCGCCAGGCTCTGCTCACCGGCCGCCGTCCGCGCGAAGGTCCCGTACGGCAGGACCCACCTGCCGGTCTGGTTCTTCCGCCCGGACGGTCCCGCGGAACCGCGCCCCACCGTGATCCTGACCAACGGCAGCGACGGCCAGAACCTCGACATGTGGACCTACGGCGTGGCCGCCGCCCTCGGCCGGGGGTGGAACGCCCTCGTCTACGACGGACCCGGCCAGGGGCAGCTCCTGTTCGTGGAGGAGATCCCCTTCACCACCCGCTGGGAGAAGGTGGTCGGCCCGATCGTCGACTGGCTGGAGCGCCGCAAGGACGTGGACAGCGGCCGGATCGCGCTCACCGGCCTGAGCATGGGCGGCAACCTGGTCGCCCGCGCCGCCGCCTTCGAGCACCGGCTCGCCGCCGTCGCCTGCCAGCCGGGCTGCGTCAGCCCCTGGCTGGGATTCGACGCGGAGCTGCGCGCCGTCGTCACGCCCGACAAGGAGGAGACCAACCGGGTCTGGAACGAGGAGGTCGTCCCGGAGCTGACGCCGGAGCTCGCCTTCACCGTCAAGAAGCGTTTCGAGATCTTCGACCGGCAGGCACTGCGCCAGGCCCGCGAGGGCGTCGTGCTCACGGACCTCTGGACCCCGGCGCAGGTGGCCATGGGCCTCGACGTCACCAAGGTGGTCGGGAGGATCAAGGCCCCGACGCTCGTCCTGGACTACGACTTCGAGCTGTTCTACCCGGGCCAGCCGCAGCAGATGTACGACCTCCTGCGCACGCGCCGCGAGTACGTGAAACTGACGGAGGCCACCGGGGCGCAGTTGCACTGCTCCCCGATGGCCCCGCAGCAGCACTGCGACGTCGTCTTCGACTGGCTCGCCGACGTGCTCCAGCGCTAG